The following proteins are encoded in a genomic region of Porphyrobacter sp. CACIAM 03H1:
- a CDS encoding DUF1214 domain-containing protein, which yields MSYGAAVIVGALLGLGSALWIAGLWPEGRKLAFGDVDVGGWRSDFAVGSEAADPYTRARVARHGLLALAKTEAVYFTRALDDTGAPLREACTYRLSGGPMPAGWWSVTLYDAASMLPANTDNALSIDAEQAGAGTWEAIIAPERPGNGAAWISSREAGTFDLTLRLYMPEPALLAEPEQRLDPPRIARLSCEGRP from the coding sequence TTGTCATATGGTGCCGCGGTCATTGTCGGTGCGTTGCTGGGGCTTGGCAGTGCGCTGTGGATCGCCGGGCTGTGGCCCGAGGGGCGCAAGCTCGCCTTCGGCGATGTCGATGTCGGCGGCTGGCGCAGCGACTTTGCCGTAGGTTCCGAGGCGGCGGATCCTTACACCCGCGCCCGCGTCGCCCGCCATGGCCTGCTGGCACTCGCCAAGACCGAGGCGGTCTACTTCACCCGCGCCCTCGACGATACCGGCGCCCCCCTGCGCGAGGCGTGCACCTACCGCCTGTCAGGCGGACCCATGCCCGCAGGGTGGTGGTCGGTGACGCTCTATGACGCAGCGAGCATGCTGCCGGCCAACACCGACAATGCGCTCAGCATCGATGCAGAACAGGCCGGCGCCGGGACCTGGGAGGCGATCATCGCTCCCGAGCGGCCCGGCAACGGCGCGGCATGGATATCGAGCCGGGAAGCTGGGACCTTCGATCTGACCCTGAGGCTCTACATGCCCGAGCCGGCATTGCTTGCCGAGCCCGAGCAACGTCTCGATCCGCCCCGCATCGCCCGCCTGTCCTGCGAGGGGCGGCCATGA
- a CDS encoding EAL domain-containing protein, with amino-acid sequence MKLPRLSPALAADRLRSDSRRISLLMVCALALVIAAATLGGAFRSTENRIEELSFALLGRDAGGQVHVVELDAASMAAIRRWPWPREHYARVVRALDAAGVRSISFDVDFSSTGDDAGDKAFAQAIAESTAPVALPTFAQKAAFGDARKLDSLPIPVLREHAHLASVSVAPDADDGHVRRMPLGTVTGGTARPSLSAFVAGEAGVVDRKFPIDFAIDPATIPRHSFIAIENGMIPPGSLAGKDVIIGATAIELGDRYAVPGYGVIPGVVIQALAAETLGQVVPVYGSWPLPLIASALLALVTLAAQRRRAVLVRSGAFLAALLAAWLAARVMAGVWFEIVPALALAAAAGAIRYMIITQRIAALGRQVDAESGLLNRLGLAARPAAAADRFLVAAQIDEFDALKLAADNEGIGILLNRIAERLKVASGVDKVYRSEDRTLVWISPLPIDELESQLSGLRALMRSPFEIAGRRLGVSLTFGVADHGIADPASHAAHAASLARRAGKFWRLHTIEAGETVSQQFSLLGELDEALRSGSITVLYQPKLNLATRRIDAVEALVRWNHPERGLLPPDCFIPLFEERGRMDELTLAVLAQALADAWGWREQGLPIGVAVNISAALLTSESFAERALDLVAQTGTPTDQITFEVTESAQFEDTEAAIATLHRFRAAGIRISMDDYGTGQSALNYLKLLPLSELKIDRMFVAQAHVDKGDAMLVRSTVQLAHELGLKVVAEGVEQAACLEFLGKMGCDYAQGYLVGRPLPAGDLAALAATSMPAARAPAARAA; translated from the coding sequence ATGAAGCTGCCTCGCCTCTCTCCCGCCCTTGCTGCTGACAGGCTGCGCTCCGACAGCCGGCGCATCAGCCTGCTGATGGTCTGCGCCCTGGCGCTGGTGATCGCCGCCGCGACCCTCGGCGGGGCCTTCCGCAGCACGGAGAACCGCATTGAGGAACTGAGCTTCGCCCTGCTCGGCCGGGACGCGGGAGGGCAGGTCCATGTGGTCGAACTCGACGCGGCGAGCATGGCCGCGATCCGCCGCTGGCCCTGGCCGCGCGAACACTACGCCCGGGTCGTGCGCGCGCTCGACGCGGCAGGGGTGCGCTCGATCAGCTTCGATGTCGATTTCTCGAGCACCGGCGATGATGCCGGAGACAAGGCCTTCGCGCAGGCCATCGCGGAGTCCACCGCCCCCGTCGCCCTGCCGACCTTCGCGCAGAAGGCTGCCTTCGGGGACGCGCGCAAGCTGGACTCGCTCCCCATTCCGGTGCTGCGCGAACACGCCCATCTCGCCTCTGTCTCGGTCGCGCCCGATGCCGATGACGGCCACGTCCGGCGGATGCCGCTCGGCACGGTGACGGGCGGCACCGCACGCCCCTCGCTCTCGGCCTTCGTCGCCGGCGAGGCGGGGGTCGTCGACCGGAAGTTCCCGATCGACTTCGCCATCGATCCCGCGACCATCCCGCGCCACAGCTTCATCGCCATCGAGAACGGAATGATCCCGCCGGGCAGCCTTGCGGGCAAGGACGTGATCATCGGTGCGACCGCGATCGAGCTGGGGGATCGCTATGCCGTGCCGGGTTACGGGGTGATCCCGGGCGTGGTCATCCAGGCGCTGGCGGCAGAGACGCTGGGGCAGGTCGTGCCGGTCTACGGCTCGTGGCCCCTGCCGCTGATCGCCTCGGCGCTGCTCGCACTGGTAACGCTGGCGGCGCAGCGGCGGCGCGCGGTGCTGGTGCGGAGCGGGGCCTTTCTTGCCGCGCTGCTGGCGGCTTGGCTCGCTGCGCGTGTCATGGCCGGCGTGTGGTTCGAGATCGTTCCCGCGCTCGCGCTTGCCGCCGCGGCCGGTGCGATCCGCTACATGATCATCACCCAGCGGATCGCTGCGCTCGGTCGCCAGGTCGATGCGGAGAGCGGTCTGCTCAACCGCCTCGGCCTCGCGGCACGGCCTGCGGCGGCCGCGGATCGTTTTCTGGTGGCGGCCCAGATCGACGAGTTCGACGCCCTCAAGCTCGCTGCCGACAACGAGGGGATCGGCATTCTGCTCAACCGCATCGCCGAAAGGCTAAAGGTCGCGAGCGGGGTGGACAAGGTCTATCGCTCCGAGGATCGCACGCTGGTGTGGATCTCGCCCCTGCCGATCGACGAGCTGGAGTCGCAGCTCTCGGGCCTGCGCGCGCTGATGCGCAGTCCCTTCGAGATCGCCGGGCGCAGGCTCGGCGTGTCCCTGACCTTCGGCGTGGCCGATCACGGTATCGCCGACCCGGCCTCCCATGCCGCCCATGCGGCGAGCCTCGCGCGGCGCGCCGGCAAGTTCTGGCGGCTCCACACCATCGAGGCGGGCGAGACGGTGTCGCAGCAGTTCTCGCTGCTCGGCGAGCTCGACGAGGCGCTGCGCAGCGGCAGCATTACCGTGCTCTACCAACCCAAGCTCAATCTCGCCACGCGCCGGATTGACGCGGTCGAGGCGCTGGTGCGCTGGAACCATCCCGAGCGCGGGTTGCTCCCGCCCGATTGCTTCATCCCGCTGTTCGAGGAACGCGGCCGGATGGACGAGCTGACCCTTGCCGTGCTCGCGCAGGCGCTGGCCGATGCATGGGGATGGCGCGAGCAGGGCCTTCCGATCGGCGTGGCGGTCAACATCTCGGCCGCATTGCTGACGTCCGAGAGCTTCGCCGAGCGCGCGCTGGACCTTGTCGCGCAGACCGGCACGCCGACTGACCAGATCACCTTCGAGGTCACCGAAAGCGCCCAGTTCGAGGATACCGAGGCCGCGATCGCGACGCTCCACCGCTTCCGCGCTGCCGGCATCCGCATCTCGATGGACGATTACGGCACGGGCCAGTCGGCGCTGAACTACCTCAAGCTGCTCCCCCTGTCCGAGCTCAAGATCGACCGGATGTTCGTGGCCCAGGCCCATGTCGACAAGGGCGATGCGATGCTGGTGCGCTCGACCGTGCAGCTGGCGCACGAACTGGGGCTGAAGGTCGTGGCCGAGGGGGTGGAGCAGGCCGCGTGCCTCGAATTCCTCGGCAAGATGGGCTGCGACTATGCGCAGGGGTATCTCGTCGGCCGGCCGCTCCCCGCCGGCGATCTGGCGGCACTGGCGGCAACCTCGATGCCCGCCGCCCGGGCCCCCGCTGCACGCGCGGCCTGA
- a CDS encoding RidA family protein codes for MSDRLRTTSGSPFEATFGFARAVREGNRIVVAGTGPVEPDGSATLGGAKAQAERCCAIIVAAIEELGGCAADVVRTRMLLTDPADQDAVGAVHARFFGAARPAATMVGVAWLCRPEWRVEIEAEAVIPG; via the coding sequence ATGAGCGACAGGCTGCGGACAACCTCGGGCTCGCCCTTCGAGGCGACCTTCGGCTTTGCGCGCGCGGTGCGCGAGGGCAACCGCATCGTCGTCGCCGGAACCGGCCCGGTCGAGCCCGACGGTTCGGCCACGCTGGGCGGTGCCAAGGCGCAGGCGGAGCGGTGCTGCGCGATCATCGTCGCAGCGATCGAGGAACTGGGTGGCTGCGCGGCCGACGTGGTGCGAACCCGGATGCTGCTCACCGACCCGGCCGATCAGGATGCGGTCGGCGCGGTCCATGCGCGCTTCTTCGGTGCGGCGCGGCCGGCGGCGACGATGGTGGGGGTGGCGTGGCTGTGCCGCCCGGAATGGCGCGTCGAGATCGAGGCGGAAGCGGTGATCCCCGGGTGA
- a CDS encoding DUF1254 domain-containing protein, producing MKTWVGPLVVLLVCAAAVHALTLHLAPGFIMDRAMAALEARGVALHAFTTPNRVTPQSQSIVRSSPDLYYSLCRFDLDRPDASLTVRMAAWPDYQSLSFFDVRTDNFVVLRGTGKAVAVRLLPPGSAPAAGAIVSPTARGVILIRRLAPDAERFAAAGEAGKGDACDLVLQPAGTSP from the coding sequence ATGAAAACTTGGGTCGGTCCCCTAGTCGTGCTGCTCGTCTGCGCCGCCGCGGTGCACGCACTGACGCTGCACCTCGCGCCCGGGTTCATCATGGACCGCGCGATGGCGGCGCTCGAGGCGCGCGGCGTGGCGCTCCATGCCTTCACCACGCCGAATCGGGTGACGCCGCAGAGCCAGAGCATCGTGCGCTCCTCGCCCGATCTCTACTACTCGCTGTGCCGCTTCGATCTCGACCGCCCGGATGCGAGCCTGACCGTGCGGATGGCGGCCTGGCCCGATTACCAGTCGCTGTCCTTCTTCGATGTGCGGACCGACAATTTCGTGGTCCTGCGCGGGACGGGCAAGGCGGTCGCAGTGCGGCTGCTGCCGCCTGGAAGCGCTCCCGCGGCAGGGGCAATCGTCAGCCCGACGGCCCGCGGCGTGATCCTGATCCGCCGCCTCGCGCCCGATGCGGAGCGCTTCGCGGCGGCGGGGGAGGCGGGCAAGGGCGATGCCTGCGACCTTGTCCTGCAACCTGCGGGCACCAGCCCCTAG
- a CDS encoding acyl-CoA dehydrogenase family protein translates to MHGQFQLTDDQLAIREVAQRFTADNITPFAAEWDEKHIFPRETIQKSAELGFGAIYVSEQSGGIGLGRLEAALIMEAMAYGCPSTSAFISIHNMASWMIDRFGGEAVKAKYLPSLVTMEKIASYCLTEPGSGSDAAALKTTARRDGDHYVLNGTKQFISGAGANEIYVAMVRTGEDGPKGISCMVIEKDMRGVSFGAQEKKLGWHSQPTAQLILEDVRVPADNLVGAEGEGFRIAMMGLDGGRLNIGACSLGGAQRCLDEAIRYTKERKQFGQAVADFQNTQFMLADMATDLEAARALLYLAAAKVNHNAPDKTRFSAMAKRLATDNGSAIVDRALQLFGGYGYLQDYPIERFWRDLRVHSILEGTNQVMRMVVGRDLLRQ, encoded by the coding sequence ATGCACGGACAATTCCAACTCACCGACGATCAGCTGGCGATCCGCGAGGTCGCGCAGCGGTTCACCGCCGACAATATCACCCCCTTCGCCGCCGAGTGGGACGAGAAGCACATCTTCCCGCGGGAGACGATCCAGAAGAGCGCCGAACTCGGCTTCGGCGCGATCTACGTTTCCGAGCAATCGGGCGGGATCGGCCTCGGGCGACTCGAAGCGGCGCTGATCATGGAGGCCATGGCCTATGGCTGTCCCTCGACCAGCGCCTTCATCTCGATCCACAACATGGCCTCGTGGATGATCGACCGCTTCGGCGGAGAGGCGGTGAAGGCGAAATATCTGCCCAGCCTTGTCACCATGGAGAAGATCGCCAGCTATTGCCTCACCGAACCGGGTTCCGGCTCGGACGCGGCGGCCCTCAAGACGACCGCACGGCGGGACGGCGATCATTATGTGCTGAACGGCACCAAGCAGTTCATCTCCGGCGCGGGCGCCAACGAGATCTATGTCGCGATGGTGCGCACCGGCGAGGACGGGCCCAAGGGCATCTCCTGCATGGTGATCGAAAAGGACATGCGCGGCGTCAGCTTCGGCGCGCAGGAGAAGAAGCTCGGCTGGCACTCCCAGCCGACTGCGCAGCTGATTCTCGAGGACGTGCGCGTGCCGGCCGACAATCTCGTCGGTGCCGAGGGCGAGGGCTTCCGCATAGCGATGATGGGGCTCGATGGCGGGCGGCTCAACATCGGGGCCTGCTCGCTGGGCGGGGCGCAAAGGTGCCTCGACGAGGCAATCCGCTACACCAAGGAGCGCAAGCAGTTCGGCCAGGCGGTCGCCGATTTCCAGAACACCCAGTTCATGCTTGCCGACATGGCGACCGACCTTGAGGCGGCGCGTGCGCTGCTCTACCTCGCCGCCGCCAAGGTGAACCACAATGCACCCGACAAGACGCGCTTCTCGGCGATGGCCAAGCGCCTAGCTACCGACAACGGCAGCGCCATCGTCGACCGCGCGCTGCAGCTGTTCGGCGGCTATGGCTACCTTCAGGATTATCCCATCGAACGCTTCTGGCGCGACCTCAGGGTACACTCGATCCTCGAAGGCACTAATCAGGTCATGCGCATGGTCGTGGGCCGCGATCTGCTGCGCCAGTGA
- a CDS encoding enoyl-CoA hydratase-related protein: MATYETILVETDARDTRGVTLITLNRPQALNALNSQVLAELIDAFAAYQTNATQLCAVLTGSGDKAFAAGADIKEMADKPAADFYLDDFFAPWTSEIVKKTRKPWIAAVNGFALGGGCELAMMADFIIASDKARFGQPEIKLGVAPGMGGSQRLTRAIGKSKSMEMCLTGRMMDAEEAERSNLVARVVPHEELIAESLKTAATIAAMPPMATIANKEMVNSAFEMTLHQGLIVERRIFQILTASEDKAEGMAAFVEKREGQWKGR, encoded by the coding sequence ATGGCCACATACGAAACCATTCTCGTCGAGACCGATGCCCGCGACACCAGGGGCGTCACGCTCATCACCCTCAACCGCCCGCAGGCGCTGAACGCGCTCAATTCGCAGGTGCTCGCCGAGCTGATCGATGCCTTCGCCGCCTATCAGACCAACGCGACGCAGCTTTGTGCGGTGCTGACCGGCAGCGGCGACAAGGCCTTTGCGGCGGGTGCGGACATCAAGGAAATGGCCGACAAGCCGGCGGCAGATTTCTACCTCGACGATTTCTTCGCTCCGTGGACTAGCGAGATCGTCAAGAAGACCCGCAAGCCGTGGATCGCCGCGGTGAACGGCTTCGCGCTGGGGGGCGGGTGCGAGCTGGCCATGATGGCGGATTTCATCATCGCTTCTGACAAGGCCAGGTTCGGCCAGCCCGAGATCAAATTGGGCGTTGCCCCCGGCATGGGCGGATCGCAGCGGCTGACCCGCGCCATCGGCAAGTCGAAGTCGATGGAGATGTGCCTCACCGGCCGGATGATGGACGCCGAGGAGGCCGAGCGCAGTAACCTCGTCGCGCGCGTGGTGCCGCATGAGGAACTGATCGCCGAAAGCCTCAAGACCGCCGCCACCATCGCCGCCATGCCGCCTATGGCGACGATTGCGAACAAGGAGATGGTGAACTCGGCCTTCGAAATGACGCTCCACCAAGGCCTGATCGTCGAGCGCCGGATTTTCCAGATCCTCACCGCGTCCGAGGACAAGGCCGAGGGCATGGCCGCCTTCGTCGAGAAGCGCGAGGGGCAGTGGAAGGGCCGGTGA
- a CDS encoding I78 family peptidase inhibitor, with protein MRTAAAARAAVAGLVGMGLTGCVVSISDNAPDQAEAVPPPPVPMVCNAEKAQYHVGHDATQAMGEAILKDSGARTLRWGPPNSAWTMDYRQDRVNVRYDEKMKITGVTCG; from the coding sequence ATGAGGACAGCAGCAGCAGCGCGTGCGGCGGTGGCGGGGCTTGTCGGCATGGGTCTGACCGGCTGCGTCGTGAGCATCTCGGACAACGCCCCCGACCAGGCCGAGGCGGTGCCGCCTCCGCCGGTGCCGATGGTGTGCAATGCCGAGAAGGCGCAGTATCACGTCGGGCATGACGCGACCCAGGCGATGGGCGAGGCGATCCTCAAGGACAGCGGCGCGCGCACCCTGCGCTGGGGCCCGCCGAATAGCGCCTGGACGATGGACTACCGCCAGGACCGCGTGAACGTGCGCTACGACGAGAAGATGAAGATCACTGGCGTCACCTGCGGATGA
- a CDS encoding VOC family protein: MTTLIVPDYDAGIAFCVDALGLDLVEDIDMGGGKRWVVVGGRDGGRLLLARAADDAQAASIGKQAGGRVAFFVHTGDFAGTHARLVDAGLKFEDAPRRESYGTVAVFSDPFGNRWDLIEPKDIGQ; the protein is encoded by the coding sequence ATGACGACGCTGATAGTGCCCGATTACGACGCGGGGATCGCCTTCTGCGTGGATGCGCTCGGGCTCGATCTGGTCGAAGACATCGATATGGGCGGGGGCAAGCGCTGGGTGGTGGTCGGCGGGAGGGACGGCGGTCGGCTCCTGCTTGCTCGCGCCGCCGATGACGCGCAAGCCGCCTCCATCGGCAAGCAGGCCGGCGGGCGTGTGGCCTTCTTCGTGCATACAGGCGATTTCGCGGGCACCCATGCACGGCTTGTCGATGCCGGCTTGAAATTCGAGGACGCGCCGCGCCGGGAGAGCTACGGCACCGTCGCCGTCTTCAGCGACCCCTTCGGAAATCGCTGGGATCTGATCGAACCGAAAGACATTGGGCAATGA
- a CDS encoding enoyl-CoA hydratase/isomerase family protein — translation MTDDVLISTDGPIGHISLNRPKAIHALTLDMCHAMTAALAAWANDDSIRAVILDHAEGRGFCAGGDIAFLRNSALNDGGVSGRRFFHDEYQLNHLMFTYAKPIVAFMDGITMGGGVGISQPAKYRVATENTRFAMPEAGIGLFPDVGGGWYLSRLGRRLGQFLALTGARLDGAECLWTGLATHYVPHEMLEDIKARIHDHPDRIAGILSEPVGTPPKARIEANADKIAKHFASDRYEDILASLEAAANAGDDWAMKERDTLGTKSPQTCKVALRQLATSAKLSDFADNMRMEYRIASRVLTRPDFAEGVRAVIVDKTGDPKWNPATPKGVTEDLLDAIFAPLPEGEEWVPLA, via the coding sequence ATGACCGACGACGTCCTGATCTCCACAGACGGCCCGATCGGCCACATCAGCCTCAACCGGCCCAAGGCGATCCATGCCCTCACGCTCGACATGTGCCACGCGATGACCGCGGCGCTCGCCGCCTGGGCGAATGACGACAGCATCAGGGCGGTGATCCTCGACCATGCCGAGGGGCGGGGCTTCTGCGCGGGCGGGGACATCGCCTTCCTGCGCAATTCTGCCCTGAACGACGGCGGGGTGTCGGGCCGCAGGTTCTTCCATGACGAATACCAGCTCAATCACCTGATGTTCACCTACGCCAAGCCCATCGTCGCCTTCATGGACGGGATCACGATGGGCGGCGGCGTTGGCATCTCGCAGCCCGCCAAGTATCGCGTGGCGACCGAGAACACCCGTTTCGCCATGCCCGAGGCCGGCATCGGCCTGTTCCCCGATGTGGGCGGCGGCTGGTATCTCTCGCGCCTAGGGCGCCGGCTCGGCCAGTTCCTCGCGCTGACCGGAGCACGGCTCGACGGGGCGGAGTGCCTGTGGACCGGGCTCGCCACGCACTACGTGCCGCACGAGATGCTCGAGGACATCAAGGCGCGCATCCACGATCACCCTGACCGGATCGCGGGCATCCTTTCCGAACCCGTCGGCACACCGCCCAAGGCACGGATCGAGGCGAATGCAGACAAGATCGCCAAGCACTTCGCCTCTGACCGTTACGAGGACATCCTTGCCAGCCTCGAGGCGGCGGCCAATGCGGGCGACGACTGGGCAATGAAGGAGCGCGACACGCTCGGCACCAAGAGCCCGCAGACCTGCAAAGTCGCGTTGCGCCAGCTGGCGACAAGCGCCAAGCTCTCCGACTTCGCCGACAACATGCGGATGGAATACCGGATCGCCAGCCGCGTGCTGACCCGACCCGACTTCGCCGAGGGCGTGCGTGCGGTGATCGTCGACAAGACCGGCGACCCCAAGTGGAACCCGGCCACCCCCAAAGGCGTGACCGAAGACCTGCTCGATGCGATCTTCGCGCCCCTGCCCGAAGGCGAGGAGTGGGTGCCGCTCGCCTAA
- the mmsB gene encoding 3-hydroxyisobutyrate dehydrogenase — protein sequence MKIAFIGLGNMGGGMAANLVKAGHEVRAFDLSETALAAAREVGCDTFATAREACEGAEAVVSMLPNGAIVKQVYWDDVIGHAPEGAIMMDCSTIDVATAREVISVTEAHGYQMVDAPVSGGIAAAAGGTLTFMVGGSDEAFARAQPILAAMGKAVIHAGGPGTGQAAKICNNMLLAIHMIGTCEAFAMAQKLGLDPQTFYDISSVSSGQCWSMTSYCPVPGVGPVTPADNSYQGGFAAGLMLKDLNLAMEAAAGAGAKVELGEHARAIYEEFARENAAIDFSGVIMSISRAGQG from the coding sequence ATGAAAATAGCCTTCATCGGCCTCGGCAACATGGGCGGCGGGATGGCCGCAAACCTCGTCAAGGCGGGCCACGAGGTTCGCGCTTTCGACCTTTCCGAAACCGCTCTCGCCGCCGCGCGCGAGGTGGGGTGCGACACCTTCGCCACCGCCAGAGAGGCCTGCGAGGGTGCCGAGGCGGTGGTCTCGATGCTGCCCAACGGCGCGATTGTCAAACAGGTGTACTGGGACGATGTGATCGGCCATGCGCCCGAAGGTGCGATCATGATGGACTGCTCGACCATCGACGTCGCCACTGCGCGCGAGGTGATCTCCGTCACCGAGGCTCACGGCTACCAAATGGTCGACGCGCCGGTATCGGGCGGCATCGCAGCGGCGGCGGGCGGCACGCTCACCTTCATGGTCGGCGGCAGCGACGAGGCTTTCGCCCGCGCCCAGCCGATCCTCGCTGCGATGGGCAAGGCGGTGATTCACGCGGGCGGGCCCGGCACCGGCCAGGCTGCCAAGATCTGCAACAACATGCTGCTCGCGATCCACATGATCGGCACCTGCGAGGCCTTTGCCATGGCGCAGAAGCTCGGGCTCGATCCGCAGACCTTCTACGACATCTCGAGCGTCTCAAGCGGCCAGTGCTGGTCGATGACTTCCTACTGTCCCGTGCCGGGCGTCGGCCCGGTTACGCCCGCCGACAACAGCTATCAGGGCGGGTTCGCTGCAGGGTTGATGCTCAAGGACCTCAATCTGGCGATGGAAGCGGCGGCAGGGGCGGGGGCCAAGGTCGAACTAGGCGAACACGCCCGCGCGATTTACGAGGAATTCGCAAGGGAAAATGCGGCGATCGATTTTTCGGGCGTTATCATGAGCATATCGCGCGCCGGACAGGGCTGA